A part of Saccharomyces paradoxus chromosome I, complete sequence genomic DNA contains:
- the GIP4 gene encoding protein phosphatase regulator GIP4 (Cytoplasmic protein that regulates protein phosphatase 1 Glc7p~similar to YAL031C) — MVDVLKRKKLLAKAAASASIPAIKGSVPLDSFDIKIIQYKNALYKLSELNRLLNVLVPHLKKKRDNDESYKIIPLVNFILSLCEGPIFNVSPVLAKRYHLLCRFQLVKLSEVQQRLSTNFIDVEGWMFPEEVPLDHYKSCIYNNSLQWKILNSLSCIAQNAVKIYSAKLRQILLERDAYKARSLPFDTSIIEDLLNPVEMTLILDLAVLINDPVKDKSTHSFYKLQWQVMEKLTSCVHSKIFPILRTYYNQLQKFSETKPTSLPNLQKDLPHWEWTLHRIYTFHLRVFSVLCVIISFSRQIFLPNKQYFLDIKTRLCSENAYHYDLIIGELMALLSPECDDSTTLLELQENLKFWTQTTRTDNNSSRTPIFHLQPGLVIELFNNHIRKIIPKLRSIMTLLSSWMDCWKYIERNYKTFDGTNDLQERLKEKLERDKSMYLELKNAKGKLKKKPSITKLPAPSSPSPSPTSSARPSRQASLESIRTRARAHLASNSSRSPSLSPIRTAFSNKNVEMKKSMVSPEKRKIINGRRPRSSSLQSYTNKQQTSYLNSTRHPSIAPPSKLSNQRSNSLQSSTMTLNQKIVQDTVRHLMSKTSSTPNPSASSSLAPSPKISSINNTASVKSSSTLTTNSSDSLAIETLTLDPESSSSELLIKRVRFAGVPPMTEAENPKPTKVGWYKKPAVLHYPPIPASAMIKPLQHRSKYNTLRQEEGFTFRKSLRDGLELENGESGSETTMMPFGIEIKESTGHRIASKIRSKLR; from the coding sequence ATGGTAGATGTGctaaagagaaaaaagttgCTAGCCAAAGCTGCTGCCAGCGCCTCTATCCCGGCAATCAAAGGTTCCGTTCCGTTGGACTCGTTCGATATTAAAATCATCCAATACAAGAACGCTCTTTACAAGCTGAGTGAACTGAATAGGCTGCTAAATGTACTGGTACcgcatttgaaaaagaagagagaCAACGACGAGTCCTACAAAATTATTCCCCTTGTCAATTTCATCTTATCGCTTTGTGAGGGTCCTATATTTAATGTAAGCCCCGTATTGGCTAAGAGGTATCATTTGCTCTGTCGGTTCCAATTGGTAAAGTTGAGTGAAGTGCAGCAGAGattatcaacaaattttatTGATGTCGAGGGCTGGATGTTCCCCGAGGAGGTACCCCTAGATCACTATAAATCGTGCATATACAATAATTCACTACAGTGGAAGATTCTGAATTCATTGTCTTGTATTGCTCAAAATGCTGTCAAGATTTACAGTGCCAAATTGAGACAAATTCTACTAGAAAGGGATGCGTACAAAGCTCGATCACTTCCATTTGATACTTCGATTATTGAAGACTTATTAAACCCGGTCGAGATGACATTGATTCTGGACTTGGCCGTCTTGATCAACGATCCAGTAAAGGACAAGTCTACTCATTCCTTCTATAAGCTGCAATGGCAAGTGATGGAAAAGTTGACCTCCTGTGTTCATTCGAAAATTTTCCCTATTCTGAGGACGTATTATAACCAATTGCAGAAATTTTCAGAAACAAAACCTACTTCACTTCCAAATTTACAAAAGGATCTACCACATTGGGAATGGACCCTACACAGAATATACACATTCCACTTGCGTGTTTTTTCTGTCTTGTGTGTTATTATCAGTTTCTCTAGACAAATTTTTCTACCGAATAAACAGTATTTCTTGGATATCAAGACAAGATTATGCAGCGAAAATGCGTACCATTATGATTTGATAATCGGTGAGCTAATGGCTTTATTATCCCCAGAGTGTGATGATTCCACGACTTTACTGGAACTACAAGagaatttgaagttttGGACCCAAACGACACGTACCGATAACAATTCATCAAGGACCCCTATTTTCCACCTTCAACCTGGTTTAGTCATTGAGTTGTTCAATAATCATATCCGCAAAATCATACCAAAATTGAGGTCTATTATGACATTATTGTCCAGTTGGATGGACTGCTGGAAGTatattgaaagaaattataAGACCTTTGATGGCACTAATGACTTGCAAGAGAGATTGAAAGAGAAGCTAGAAAGGGACAAGTCCATGTATTTAGAGCTCAAAAACGCGAAAGGTAAgctaaagaaaaagccGTCAATAACAAAGCTGCCAGCCCCTTCTTCTCCATCCCCTTCGCCTACGTCTTCAGCAAGACCGTCAAGGCAAGCATCTTTAGAGAGCATAAGAACAAGGGCAAGGGCGCATTTAGCCTCAAATTCTTCTAGGTCACCCTCACTATCGCCTATAAGAACCGCTTTTAGCAATAAAAACGtagaaatgaagaaaagtatGGTATCTCctgagaaaagaaaaataatcaaCGGTAGAAGGCCAAGATCCTCATCTTTGCAATCATACACAAACAAACAACAAACCTCATATTTGAATTCTACAAGACATCCGTCAATAGCTCCGCCTTCGAAGCTGAGTAATCAAAGATCCAATTCGTTGCAGTCCTCAACCATGACgctaaatcaaaaaattgtccAAGATACAGTGCGCCATTTGATGAGCAAAACTTCATCTACACCCAATCCATCTGCATCTTCGTCGTTGGCGCCTTCGCCAAAGATATCTAGTATAAATAACACCGCCTCAGTGAAATCATCAAGTACCTTGACTACCAATAGCAGTGATTCCTTGGCTATAGAGACATTAACTCTGGATCCAGAATCAAGCTCCAGTGAGTTGTTGATCAAGAGGGTGAGATTCGCTGGTGTACCGCCAATGACGGAAGCAGAAAATCCTAAACCGACAAAAGTGGGGTGGTACAAGAAGCCAGCAGTACTACACTATCCGCCAATACCTGCTTCGGCAATGATCAAACCATTACAGCATAGGTCCAAGTATAACACACTAAGACAAGAAGAGGGGTTTACCTTTAGAAAGAGTCTTCGAGATGGATTAGAGTTAGAAAATGGTGAGTCTGGCTCTGAAACTACTATGATGCCATTTGGTATCGAAATTAAGGAATCGACTGGCCATAGGATAGCTTCTAAGATCAGAAGTAAATTGAGATAA
- the SNC1 gene encoding SNAP receptor SNC1 (Vesicle membrane receptor protein (v-SNARE)~similar to YAL030W): MSSSTPFDPYALSEHDEERPQNVQSKSRTAELQAEIDDTVGIMRDNINKVAERGERLTSIEDKADNLAVSAQGFKRGANRVRKAMWYKDLKMKMCLALVIIILLVVIIVPIAVHFSR; encoded by the exons ATGTCGTCATCTACTCCCTTTGACCCATATGCTCTATCCGAGCACGATGAAGAACGGCCTCAGAATGTGCAGTCTAAGTCCAGGACTGCTGAACTACAAGCC GAAATCGATGATACCGTGGGGATAATGAGAGATAACATAAACAAAGTGGCAGAAAGAGGTGAAAGATTAACGTCCATTGAGGATAAAGCCGATAACCTAGCGGTCTCTGCTCAAGGTTTCAAGAGGGGTGCCAATAGGGTGAGGAAAGCCATGTGGTACAAGGAtctgaagatgaagatgtgTCTGGCTTTAGTAATCATTATATTGCTTGTTGTAATCATCGTGCCCATTGCTGTTCACTTTAGTCGATAG